In one window of Toxotes jaculatrix isolate fToxJac2 chromosome 10, fToxJac2.pri, whole genome shotgun sequence DNA:
- the nsd1a gene encoding histone-lysine N-methyltransferase, H3 lysine-36 specific isoform X3, which translates to MNQSYRQAVRGSVFGSGQTELRPRNGLVSTSYGNQCGIVKRGSDQPSAVQLPSSSLKQPSVLGYNQPDRTHCYSPLRRLQDLNTVVHRPDQERDRHPKNHLHCASPISDDDEFEAPSVQLPPSPDNDDMEPFETLQDVNRNGFSPQSQSPGSLERCSPIPNGYLHFESTLFDTSDIKEEDEEGENDSSEDLAPFHRSQKLREDRTMTDSKTTCDAGVDKRTYKPTVFNLMSKTISELNPTLSPSALPEITMRDGWSLGEESDSDCELASPVDPGLISPAGTNSNSNSPKKKPLPAVKYLEGDLVWAKFNRRPWWPCQVTCDPDQGSHTKMKVPSPRPCRMYFLETIGEIVECAWVPGNVVLPFEGGHQFQDLPVLRRRGKQKEKDYKYTIPKSLLTAWKVSVAEAEYLLPGRQRSTEDVLSVSINGEERVPSPLPAEKPQEAPSPSVDPGRTPSPNMPSTENEHHLTKNSTLQSNKSKACKKKKKCLSDIFGHIVGASKESSTGTNTTDQSHTTTRALKAEPKDSPYADLDSVPMLHRPKRTAVSPVQDVGRLVQKEQGSSKAKTKFPVKVNQCTNSRDSVLTNKLTSKDTNSEKTLGSCNELLYSSTEKHSMNLPASSRLMTRALKAEEETDLKDALAASQISTNAHNDDCRNNIPTNAPIKTEMSPEWESPGKASSSADHSSPKRRARKPDKKLIRNGSLIKSKCASVPTVQPVKIKTESVPDLSSSSSPSLSLSPMDAFSDVKELMFKSLVKEDSGGSELTVFQPDSSYKFSTFLMLLKDMHDIREKEGKPLTLPPSPVLIKEEPLVIPTAAGGDPLKGSRGGFIQGIKTENGQVGKSTTVKTKNRTKAIMSANTYHCEDFPVHSQIGISDKQRRKQRLPAKLKLSIPGLSSDLADLAYGREFVSGHSDLADPGSGPPVAADPSASYLDKISETTVAPKKRWQVVEEPAEHKGEVMSEASAEMNGSYATGASPDLDPEVEKQAENDFLFLETSSTAGQSENKRLRKPTKRLLESTEEYEQIFAPKKKSKRHTSESSKMQTSGMTALHDLSTTPGIITSASSSVEPEEALTEPEQSPSQDELSPLASSVSPATTQPSLDTETAEETDLPPESDSGLLIQERKRPRKLSHKVLECTIEEVSVAPTKKKEQRRHSGVTSEVGSVKKEKPVPSTSSAPASASEHSESKDVLGGLAPVRPPSPRGSKTPKQEADVEACSTEEKQSVHTGTLIPKPEVQSVGLNDSLSSHVDVKGKIGATSLKENVCQVCERTGDLLVCEGHCYGAFHLQCIGLSVAPRGKFLCHECKTGVHTCFVCKKSGNGVKRCMIPLCGKFYHTDCILAFSATQPHNKGFRCPLHVCLSCHITNPLNLCSSKGRLARCVRCPVAYHANDNCMAAGSLVLANNSFLCPNHFTPRKGCKNHEHINVSWCFVCSEGGSLLCCEACPAAFHRECLNMEMPQGSWYCNDCKAGKKPRIKDILWVKWGRYRWWPAEVCLAKDVPNNILRMKHEVGEFPVQFFGSKDFVWTYQARVFPYMEGDTHNIEKMGKGADAVYKKALTEAAERFRELQAEKEMRQLQEDRKNDKKPPPYRHIKVNRPVGKAQIITADLSEIPRCNCKASDENPCGIDSECINRMLMYECHPQVCAAGERCQNQAFTKRQYTTVEIFRTLSCGWGLRGVSDIKKGAFVSEYVGEVIDEEECRARIRHAQENDICNFYMLTLDKDRIIDAGPKGNQARFMNHSCQPNCETQKWTVNGDTRVGLFALQDIPKGVELTFNYNLECLGNGKTACKCGAPNCSGFLGVRPKNQPSAEKLKLKEGKRKVPIKKKTKQEVTKEREDECFSCGDGGQIVSCKKPGCPKVYHADCLNLAKRPAGRWECPWHQCDICGKEAASFCEMCPSSYCKEHREGMLFISKLDGKLSCSEHDPCGPDPLEPGEIREYMPNTTSVRPGAMAGAITASLVPDSRRASPSAAPISSPAGQTALGRQEPPPRLYINTKTATSSFIPSSRSYRSDRTDGKAFSTPTSSKDEREDGEVEDGEVCGLEVEEVEDDDDDEEEEEEAEEEDDDMEEMEIVEDEEGEPVYGGDLLEEDDEEEDDEDEGGDVYDTWGEYVDEDADDGEVEGEDLEEWGRVEDDDK; encoded by the exons ATGAATCAGTCATACAGACAGGCTGTTAGGGGCTCAGTGTTTGGTTCAGGCCAGACAGAGTTGAGGCCCCGCAATGGCCTTGTGAGCACTTCCTATGGAAACCAATGTGGCATTGTGAAGCGTGGGTCAGACCAACCGTCAGCTGTGCAACTGCCATCCTCCAGTCTCAAACAGCCATCTGTACTGGGGTACAATCAGCCAGACCGAACTCACTGCTACAGCCCGCTGAGGAGGCTGCAGGACCTGAACACTGTTGTCCACAGGCCTGACCAAGAGAGGGATCGCCATCCAAAGAACCACTTGCACTGTGCAAGTCCaatcagtgatgatgatgagtttgAGGCACCGTCAGTCCAACTTCCTCCTTCTCCAGACAATGATGACATGGAGCCTTTTGAGACGCTGCAGGACGTGAACAGAAATGGCTTCTCACCACAAAGTCAAAGTCCGGGCAGCTTGGAGCGCTGCTCTCCCATCCCAAATGGCTACCTGCATTTTGAGTCCACGCTGTTTGACACCAGTGACATtaaggaggaggacgaggagggggAGAACGACAGTAGCGAGGACCTGGCGCCTTTTCATCGCTCCCAAAAGTTGCGTGAGGACCGAACTATGACTGACAGTAAGACGACATGCGACGCAGGGGTGGACAAAAGAACATACAAACCTACTGTTTTTAACCTGATGTCCAAAACAATATCTGAACTCAACCCTACACTAAGCCCCAGCGCACTGCCAGAAATCACTATGAGAGATGGGTGGAGTTTGGGTGAGGAATCAGACAGTGATTGTGAACTTGCCTCTCCTGTTGACCCTGGACTTATTTCACCGGCTGGCACCAACTCTAAT TCCAACAGCCCAAAGAAAAAGCCTCTTCCTGCAGTAAAATACTTGGAAGGAGACTTGGTGTGGGCTAAGTTCAACAGACGGCCCTGGTGGCCCTGCCAAGTCACCTGTGATCCAGACCAGGGGTCCCACACTAAGATGAAAG TTCCCAGTCCCCGTCCTTGTCGCATGTATTTCCTGGAGACAATTGGAGAGATTGTGGAATGTGCCTGGGTCCCAGGAAATGTTGTTCTTCCTTTCGAAGGAGGCCATCAGTTTCAAGACTTACCTGTGCTTAGACGGAGAGGGAAGCAGAAGGAGAAAGACTACAAGTATACG ATACCCAAAAGTTTACTGACTGCATGGAAAGTCAGTGTGGCAGAAGCTGAGTATCTGCTCCCCGGTCGGCAAAGGAGCACTGAAGATGTGCTTTCAGTATCCATCAATGGAGAAGAGCGTGTACCCAGTCCACTCCCTGCTGAAAAGCCACAGGAggccccctctccctctgtggacCCTGGCCGAACCCCATCACCAAATATGCCCTCCACTGAAAATGAGCACCATCTCACAAAAAACTCTACATTGCAATCCAATAAGAGCAAAGCctgcaagaagaaaaagaaatgtttgtctGACATATTTGGTCATATAGTAGGTGCATCAAAGGAATCATCGACCGGCACAAACACGACGGACCAGTCTCATACAACAACTCGTGCACTGAAAGCAGAGCCAAAGGACTCCCCTTATGCTGATCTGGATTCAGTTCCAATGCTACATCGTCCTAAACGCACAGCAGTGTCACCCGTACAGGATGTAGGCAGATTGGTCCAAAAAGAACAGGGCTCCTCAAAAGCTAAAACAAAGTTTCCTGTAAAAGTGAACCAATGTACAAATTCCCGTGATAGTGTTTTAACAAATAAGTTGACATCTAAAGACACAAATTCTGAAAAGACTTTGGGCAGCTGTAATGAACTGTTGTACAGTTCAACTGAAAAGCACTCTATGAATCTTCCTGCCAGCAGTCGTCTGATGACGAGGGCTCTCAAAGCGGAGGAAGAGACAGATCTCAAAGATGCACTGGCCGCAAGCCAAATCTCAACAAATGCCCACAATGATGATTGTCGCAATAATATACCTACTAATGCACCCATCAAAACCGAAATGTCTCCTGAATGGGAATCCCCCGGCAAAGCATCATCTTCTGCTGATCACAGTTCTCCAAAAAGGCGTGCAAGGAAGCCTGATAAGAAACTAATTCGGAACGGCTCTCTGATAAAGTCTAAGTGTGCAAGTGTACCCACTGTGCAACCTGTTAAGATCAAGACGGAAAGTGTCCCAGATCTATCATCATCTTCTTCCCCgtccttgtctctgtctccaatGGATGCCTTTTCGGATGTCAAGGAACTAATGTTTAAATCTCTTGTGAAGGAGGACAGCGGTGGCTCTGAGCTCACTGTATTTCAACCTGATTCCAGTTATAAATTCAGTACCTTCCTGATGCTGCTGAAAGACATGCATGatatcagagaaaaagaaggtaaACCCCTGACTCTGCCACCATCACCAGTCCTGATCAAGGAGGAACCCTTGGTGATCCCTACGGCCGCAGGAGGTGACCCGCTGAAGGGTTCTCGTGGTGGTTTCATTCAAGGGATCAAAACAGAGAATGGCCAAGTGGGGAAATCCACAACAGTGAAAACCAAGAACAGGACTAAAGCTATCATGTCAGCTAACACCTACCACTGTGAAGACTTTCCTGTTCACTCTCAGATCGGGATTTCTGATAAGCAGCGCAGAAAACAAAGACTACCTGCCAAACTGAAACTTAGCATACCTGGCCTTTCTTCAGACCTGGCTGATTTGGCTTATGGCAGGGAGTTTGTTAGTGGCCATTCTGACTTAGCTGATCCTGGATCTGGTCCCCCTGTTGCTGCTGATCCCTCTGCCAGCTACCTCGACAAGATCTCAGAAACCACAGTGGCTCCAAAGAAGCGTTGGCAGGTGGTTGAGGAACCTGCTGAACATAAGGGTGAGGTTATGAGCGAGGCGTCTGCAGAGATGAATGGGTCTTACGCCACGGGAGCATCACCGGATCTTGACCCGGAGGTCGAGAAGCAGGCAGAGAATGACTTCCTCTTCCTAGAGACAAGCAGCACAGCCG GGCAATCAGAAAACAAACGTCTCCGTAAACCAACTAAAAGGCTCCTGGAGTCAACCGAGGAGTATGAACAAATATTTGCtccaaaaaagaaatcaaagagaCACACCTCAGAATCTTCCAAAATG CAGACATCAGGGATGACAGCACTCCATGATCTCAGTACCACACCAGGAATCATTACCTCAGCCTCGTCTTCTGTAGAGCCCGAAGAGGCTCTGACAGAGCCTGAACAGAGTCCGTCTCAGGATGAGCTTTCTCCTCTAGCATCCTCAGTATCCCCAGCCACGACACAACCTTCTCttgacacagagacagcagaagaAACTGATCTACCTCCTGAATCTG aCTCGGGGTTATTAatccaagaaagaaagaggccaAGGAAGCTTTCACACAAGGTGCTGGAATGTACCATAGAAGAAGTATCTGTTGCTCCTACAAAAAAGAAG gagCAAAGGCGACACAGTGGAGTTACCTCAGAG GTTGGATCTGTGAAGAAAGAGAAGCCTGTACCCAGCACATCCTCTGCCCCTGCTTCTGCCTCCGAGCACTCGGAGAGCAAAGATGTCCTTGGTGGCCTTGCCCCGGTCAGGCCTCCCAGCCCTCGAGGATCTAAGACCCCCAAGCAGGAGGCAGACGTAGAGGCCTGCAGCACTGAGGAGAAACAAAGCGTACACACTGGAACACTAATTCCCAAACCTGAG GTGCAGTCTGTCGGTTTGAATGACAGCCTCTCTTCCCATGTTGATGTAAAAGGGAAAATAGGAGCGACATCCTTGAAGGAGAATGTTTGTCAG GTATGTGAGAGGACAGGAGACCTGCTTGTGTGTGAAGGCCACTGTTACGGAGCCTTTCACCTGCAGTGTATTGGCCTGTCAGTGGCTCCCAGGGGAAAATTCCTCTGTCATGAATGCAAAACTG GTGTCCACACATGCTTTGTATGTAAGAAGTCTGGTAATGGGGTGAAGCGCTGCATGATACCACTGTGCGGGAAGTTCTACCATACCGACTGTATATTGGCCTTTTCTGCAACCCAGCCACATAACAAAGGCTTCCGCTGCCCTCTGCATGTTTGTCTGTCCTGCCACATCACCAACCCTCTCAATCTCTGCAGCTCTAAGG gtcGACTGGCTCGATGCGTGCGCTGCCCTGTGGCTTATCATGCCAATGACAACTGCATGGCAGCCGGCAGTTTGGTGCTGGCAAACAACAGTTTCCTCTGTCCGAACCACTTCACTCCCCGCAAAGGCTGCAAGAACCATGAACACATCAACGTTAGCTGGTGCTTTGTCTGCTCCGAAG GCGGcagtctgctgtgctgtgagGCCTGTCCTGCTGCTTTCCATAGGGAATGTTTGAATATGGAGATGCCTCAGGGCAGCTGGTACTGCAATGACTGCAAAGCTGGAAAGAAGCCGCGCATTAAGGACATACTGTGGGTCAAATGGGGACGTTACAG GTGGTGGCCTGCAGAAGTCTGTCTGGCCAAAGATGTTCCAAATAACATCTTGAGGATGAAACATGAGGTGGGAGAGTTCCCAGTGCAGTTCTTTGGCTCCAAAGATTTTGTGTGGACATACCAGGCCAGAGTCTTCCCTTACATGGAGGGTGACACTCACAACATCGAGAAAATGGGCAAGGGTGCAGATGCAGTGTACAAAAAGG CCctgactgaagcagcagagaggttCAGAGAGCTCCAGGCAGAAAAGGAAATGAGGCAGCTtcaggaggacagaaagaatGACAAGAAACCTCCTCCATACAGGCACATTAAG GTAAACCGGCCAGTCGGGAAGGCGCAGATCATCACAGCTGACCTATCAGAGATCCCACGTTGCAACTGTAAAGCCTCTGACGAGAACCCCTGCGGCATCGACTCGGAGTGCATTAACCGCATGCTGATGTATGAGTGCCACCCTCAGGTGTGTGCGGCAGGGGAGAGATGTCAAAACCAGGCCTTCACAAAGCGCCAGTACACGACTGTGGAGATTTTCAGGACACTGTCCTGCGGCTGGGGTTTACGTGGTGTGTCAGACATCAAGAAG GGAGCCTTTGTGAGTGAATATGTGGGAGAGGTGATAGATGAAGAAGAATGTCGAGCCAGGATCAGACATGCCCAGGAGAACGACATCTGTAACTTCTACATGCTTACACTGGACAAG GACCGGATCATTGATGCCGGACCCAAAGGGAACCAGGCTCGCTTCATGAACCACAGTTGCCAGCCAAACTGTGAGACCCAGAAGTGGACTGTGAACGGGGACACCAGAGTGGGGCTGTTTGCTCTACAAGACATCCCAAAAG GTGTGGAGCTGACTTTCAACTACAACCTGGAGTGTCTTGGCAATGGGAAAACAGCGTGTAAATGCGGAGCACCCAACTGCAGCGGTTTCCTTGGTGTCCGGCCAAAG AACCAGCCATCagcagagaaactgaaactgaaggaaggaaaaaggaaggtCCCCATAAAGAAGAAGACCAAGCAAGAAGTGACCAAGGAAAGAGAGGATGAATGCTTTAGCTGTGGTGACGGGGGACAGATAGTGTCCTGTAAGAAGCCAGGTTGCCCGAAGGTCTATCATGCTGACTGTCTCAACTTGGCCAAGAGGCCTGCAG GGCGGTGGGAGTGTCCGTGGCATCAGTGTGACATCTGTGGAAAAGAGGCAGCCTCGTTCTGTGAGATGTGTCCCAGCTCTTACTGTAAGGAGCATCGTGAAGGCATGCTCTTCATTTCCAAGCTGGATGGAAAATTGTCCTGCAGTGAACATGATCCCTGTGGGCCCGACCCCCTGGAGCCAGGGGAGATTCGTGAATACATGCCCAACACGACCTCTGTGAGGCCCGGGGCCATGGCTGGGGCCATCACTGCCTCGCTGGTCCCAGACTCGAGAAGAGCCAGTCCTTCTGCTGCTCCCATCTCATCCCCTGCTGGTCAGACTGCACTGGGCAGGCAGGAGCCTCCTCCTCGTCTCTACATCAATACAAAGACTGCTACCTCGAGCTTCATCCCCTCCAGCAGGTCTTACCGCTCAGACAGGACGGACGGGAAAGCGTTTTCCACTCCTACCTCCTCcaaggatgagagagaggacggTGAGGTGGAGGATGGGGAGGTGTGTGGTTTAGAGGTAGAAGAAGTGGAAGACGACGATGacgacgaggaggaggaggaggaagcggaggaggaagatgatgacatggaggagatggagataGTGGAAGACGAGGAGGGGGAGCCAGTGTATGGAGGCGACCTGCTGGAGGAagacgatgaggaggaggacgacgagGACGAAGGAGGGGATGTGTATGACACTTGGGGTGAATATGTGGATGAAGATGCTGAtgatggagaggtggagggggaggactTGGAGGAGTGGGGGAGAGTGGAGGACGATGATAAATGA